The Caballeronia sp. NK8 genome includes a window with the following:
- a CDS encoding AMP-binding protein, producing MHRYTEYFAHRHADDELDCVPLLAAGLRRDPARTVAHFDDEAITCDDIARHVAHLQCWFAEEGLAPGDRVAVMLGNSAAHVHLIYALVLSGLVWVPVNTKLRAAGVEYLVQHAEPKLLIIEDEFDAASATIDCGTTRRVRLPAFDTRKASSAFTSPDIGVHDPLCIIYTSGTTGAPKGVIFTHRMMRIAGEAALRVADVREGDRMFLWEPLCHIGGAQMLLLPFLETVSLHAVPRFSASQFWPQIERAGATQLHYLGGVLDILMQLPPDAQPERHTLRVAWGAGVSASAWAPVQERLNVRLRECYGMTECSSFATANATGKPGSIGRALPWMEIELLDENGQPVKEGEAGEIVLSSKVEGTFLPAYLKNPDATSAALRSGRLHTGDRARRDADGDLFFIGRQTDSMRVRGENVSAWEIERIFAAHPAIRASAAIGVASPIGEQDILLNVQFKEEPVDWNILHAWARERLASFQLPRYYRAVASFELTASERIRKHLLPRSVDDAWDRMGEARV from the coding sequence ATGCATCGCTATACGGAATACTTCGCTCATCGCCACGCAGACGACGAACTCGACTGCGTGCCACTGCTCGCGGCCGGACTGCGCCGCGACCCGGCGCGCACCGTCGCGCACTTCGACGATGAGGCGATTACCTGCGACGACATCGCGCGGCACGTCGCGCATCTACAGTGCTGGTTCGCGGAAGAGGGACTCGCTCCGGGCGATCGCGTCGCCGTTATGCTCGGCAACAGCGCGGCGCACGTGCATCTGATCTATGCACTCGTGCTGAGCGGGCTCGTGTGGGTACCGGTGAATACGAAGTTGCGCGCCGCGGGCGTCGAATATCTGGTGCAGCACGCCGAACCGAAGCTCCTCATCATCGAGGACGAGTTCGACGCCGCTTCTGCGACGATCGACTGCGGGACCACACGGCGCGTGCGTTTGCCCGCGTTCGACACGCGAAAAGCAAGTAGTGCATTCACGAGCCCGGATATCGGTGTGCACGATCCGCTGTGCATCATCTATACATCAGGCACGACGGGCGCGCCGAAGGGGGTGATCTTCACGCATCGGATGATGCGCATTGCGGGTGAGGCCGCGCTGCGCGTCGCCGATGTGCGCGAAGGCGACCGAATGTTCCTGTGGGAGCCGCTGTGCCATATCGGCGGCGCGCAGATGCTGTTGCTGCCGTTTCTCGAAACGGTGAGCCTGCACGCGGTGCCGCGCTTCTCGGCCTCGCAGTTCTGGCCGCAGATCGAGCGCGCGGGCGCCACGCAACTGCACTATCTCGGGGGCGTGCTCGATATCCTCATGCAGTTGCCGCCGGACGCCCAGCCCGAGAGGCACACGTTGCGCGTCGCGTGGGGCGCGGGTGTGAGCGCCTCGGCCTGGGCGCCGGTGCAGGAGCGGCTCAACGTGCGCTTGCGAGAGTGCTACGGCATGACCGAATGCTCCAGTTTTGCGACTGCGAACGCAACGGGCAAGCCGGGGTCGATCGGTCGCGCGCTGCCATGGATGGAGATCGAACTGCTCGATGAAAACGGCCAGCCGGTGAAGGAGGGCGAAGCGGGCGAGATCGTGCTGTCGAGCAAGGTGGAAGGCACGTTCCTGCCGGCATACCTCAAGAATCCCGACGCGACGAGCGCCGCCCTGCGCAGCGGCCGCTTGCACACGGGCGATCGCGCGCGGCGCGACGCCGACGGCGATTTATTCTTCATCGGCCGGCAAACGGACAGCATGCGCGTGCGCGGCGAGAACGTTTCGGCGTGGGAGATCGAGCGCATCTTCGCGGCGCATCCGGCCATTCGCGCGAGCGCTGCGATCGGCGTGGCGTCACCGATCGGCGAACAGGATATCCTGCTCAACGTGCAGTTCAAGGAAGAACCGGTGGACTGGAACATCCTGCACGCGTGGGCGCGCGAGCGGCTCGCCAGTTTCCAGTTGCCGCGTTATTACCGGGCGGTGGCGAGCTTCGAACTCACGGCCA